Genomic segment of Ammospiza nelsoni isolate bAmmNel1 chromosome 2, bAmmNel1.pri, whole genome shotgun sequence:
AAAATGAGGAAGCACTTACAGGAGCCGTTGCTGCACCCTCTGGGAACGGCCCCCAAATTCCCACTGGTGGCTTTCCTGGGATTTGAACCGTGTGAGGCAGAGGTGAGGGGCAGAGCCcgtgccaggccctgctgagcccgtgccaggccctgctgagCCCATGCCAGGCCCGGCTCTATTTCCAGTAGATCTTGCCCGCCTCGCCCACGCGCACGGCGCCGCTGGCCACCAGCTGCAGCGCGGCGGGGAAGGCGCGGTGCTCGGCCTCCTTCACCCGCTCGGCCAGCGTGGCCTCCGTGTCCCCCAGCTTCACCGGCACCGCCTCCTGGAAGATGATGGCGCCAGCGtccacctcctcctgcagcagacGCGGCAAGGtcaggctggcacagaggggaggCCTGGGGTGCCttggggagctggcaggaaCTGGGGTTTGGGCTGGTGGGACggggagagcaggggctggggctggctgtgctctggggaggGTTCggagagagcaggagggaggcagaACAGCAGGGAGCAACAATTCTATCCCAGAaaagcccagggacagcaggggctgggccggCAGGACATTCTGTGCAGTCCTTGCCTCATTCCCCCTCTGACTGAGCCAGGACAGATCTTCCCTGGAACGCTGCTGGGGCagatccctgcagggcaggggctgttcctcagcagctgccacacAGAGAAACCCCAAGTCATGGCATAGAGAGAAGAATGCAGTTTTCCCTTCTATTGGCAAAAGTGATTCCACTCTCTTTTTCCAAGGGAAAGCAAAAATGCTGAGACAgattccagcagcagagggagaggggagcCAGAGGAGAGACCTTTGAACCCTGAGAAGTGACCAAAAGGGAACCAACAATCCCTGGCCTGACAAAGTATGGCTctgaagctgagaagtctcTGCTCTTTCTTCACTTAGGGTCTGACCAGCATAAATTGTCAAGTTTTGCTCTGTTCCCACAAACATCTAATCACtcctttaaaaatcttttgccatttccaggggggttttgtttgtttgtttctattttttctttttcttgaaagCAAGAAACAAAGCAGATTGTAGGACAAAACCCAGGAAGTTTGGGCCATGTTTAACAGAGCTTTGGCTTAGCCAAGGCCTTACATAAACTATTCCCCCTCTCCAGTGGGGGGAATAGTGGGATGCTTAGGGAAGAAGTTCCCTTAGGGAAAGCCTAAACTCCTGGACAAATTATCCATTTCCATTCCTTCTCCAGAGCCAGCAAACCACAGCACTGTGTGGCCACAATAAAATCTCCACCTCCTTTGGATACAAAGTTCTGAACACAGAGGGCAGGAGATCAAACACGAGGGTTTGGGGTGCTCCCAGCAGGCTCTGAGGTGAGAATGTTCAAAGAGGAGGAttgcagaggggcaggaggtgcagaTGTTCAAAAGGGAGGATACAGAGCTGCAGATGTTCACAGGGGAGGATGCAGAGGGGCAGATGTTCAAAGTGAAGGATTTCAGAGGTGCAGATGTTCACAGGGGGGcatgcaggggcagcaggggtACTCACAGCCACGAAGTGCACGGTGCAGCCCGTGACCCTGACCCCGGCCTGCAGCACCAGCTTGTGCGCGTGCGCTCCCTTGAAGGACGGCAGCAGGGACGGGTGGATGTTCAGGATTTTccctgggaaagcagagctgaggttATTGGCTTTCAGCACTTTCAGGCTGCTCAAAGGGCCACAACGAACAGAGgaacaaaataatttgtgcAAAGAATTTTTCACAAGTTTTGAAGatgccagcagccagccagccccAAGCGCTGCGGTGTCTGTGTCTGAATTAGCAGAGTGCAGTTACAATGAATGGCTGAACACACCCCCAGGGATTAATAATGCTAACTGGCTGATGTAGCTGTCCCTTCCCTCAGCACCCTGTCCTTCTTTGATCCCAaaatccctggggctggcacagccctgccagcccatgcagtgccagctgtgcccaccttgtgcccagcccagagcactcagtgccacctccagggcacacctgcagggatgggcactgcaaagctccctgggcagcccctgccaaggcctgagctccctttccatgggcaaattgctgctgctgtcccagctgagcctgccctggcccagcctgaggccgctccctctgctcctgtccctgttccctggagcagagcccgacccccccggctgtgccctcctggcagggacttgtgcagagccacgagggcccctgagcctcctttgctccagggtTTCTATtaccattattttatttaattctttctGTAATCTCCATTCtactcttctctctttctggCAGCATCTTGGGGACTCCCTGCCCCTGGAGATCTGGGCAAGTTACAGGAGCAAATGTCTCATCTGATGTCCAGCAGTGTCTCAGATAGAGAGATATTATTTATATCTAAATAAAACCCTTTTTAAGCATCAgcatctccctccctgcagcttgAACCCAAAAGGTTTCAGGGACAGTGGGCTGGAaacacctccctgctcctctgcctccatTTCCCATCAGAATGGGATGTGGGCTCCTGCTtgcttgggtttgtttggttctGTTTCCACCTGTGCTCTGTTATCACTCACAATTAACACTTTAACCTGTCCTTTGTTAACAGCCATAATTCACACTTCAGGGCTGTTAAGCAAGAAGGAATTTCATAACTCCCACTAGGTGTCCTTTTGactgagagagagaaagcaaaaggagcagctttgagcaaagcagcagcaggaattgaTTCTTCCTGGATAATTCAGGGGTGTCAGGGGCCAGGACAGGGTCCTGCAGCTggcccagctccctgagctgaGCTCAAGGTCTGAGCTCCCATCTCGTGGTCCCAGCTCAGGTTTTCAAGCTCAGTCCAGTTCTggacatttaaaaaatgagttTAACTCATTTAACTCATTAACTAACTCTTTAGTTTAACTCCTCTGTCTGGAAAAAGTCTTTACTTTTCTCTCACAGTCATGCAGGTAAAGCAAATCCTGCACTGTGCAGGAcaagagtcagtgctctgtcccTGAATAAGAAGGCAGTAAAATCCTTTATTTGCACAAGATTCTGCACTAGAGGAAGTTCTGTTCTGTCCTGTACAGAGACTGCCTGCTCCAAAGCCATCCCTTGGAGTGAGAGATTCTGTCTCCTCCTGAcactgcccccagcacaggcacttccATCTCTGGGCCCTGAGTGGAGACAAACAAAAGCAATTCACCTGACTGGCTTCACCTGACAGCTCCAAACCCACAGCAAGGCCTCTCAGGAGTGCCTGCTTTGCTCTACTGATTCTAAAGAGAGGTTTGAAAAGAAGTTCAGGTGTGAAATGTTGCTGGCACACCCAGGGGAACACAAAAGTCACCAAAGAACAGTGAAAGCTGCAAGGCAGAGGCTGaccaggctgtgcctgctctgggcagctttAGGTAACCCTGGCCCAAAGCAgagcaagcagcagctgctctgtgtgctcaggactcctggaaaacacaggaggagagaaaaggaacagctgggcagggagagcaggccCTGAAGGTGTCACCAGCCTCTCAGAGAGCTGGAAAACTAAAAGATGAGCAGAGTGGAGACACTGTGAACATCTGAGCAAGCACAGCCTGCATCTGCCTCTGGAACACCCCACGATGGAttcaggcagctcctgggactgGCCAGGGCTTCTTACCCAGAACTGCAAAATGCTGCCCAGCTTGGTGGTTTTACTGCAAAATGCTGCCCAGTTTGGTGGTTTTACTGCAAAATGCTGCCCAGTTTGGTGGTTTTACAAGGACCCAGAGCAGTTCCTCTGTCAGGGGAAGGAATCTCAGTGGCTGGGTGCTTAACTCTGCCAGCACCTCCTGTGTGCAGAGGCACAAAGCCTTCACAGccttttaaaagatattttctaaGAAATCAAAGACTGCCAGACTTGTGCCTGCCCTTGGCTTCCTTCAGGCTCTGCACAGGTGCACTGCCTTTCCCTCTCATCCTTTCCCTTACAAGATGGGAAGGGTTtcatttcacagaatcccaggatggcagggttggaagggaactttgAACATCACCATGTTTAATCAGGTgccctctctctttttcctggTGACAACCTCTGCAATGCCCTGGTGCCCATGCACAGCCCCCCAGCTGTGCTCACCTTCCCATTTCTTGACAAAAGGCCCCGAGAGGATGCGCATGAAGCCGGCCAGGCAGATCAGCTCCACCGAGAACTCCTCCAGGACCTTGTCCACGGCGCTGTCGAACTCGGTGCGGCTCTGGTACCTCGTGTGCTCCACCACCTGGGCACCAAAGCACAgacagggatgtgctggcaATTCCAGCAGGATGAACagcccctcagtgcccagcCGACAGACACAGTGCAGCCTGTGCTCCTCCCcacacacagggagcagtgGGACAAACACGTTTCGCTTGATAAGCCCACGGCTCTCGATGCTATGGAACACCCTACATGGATTTGGTGATCCAAGGAACACCCTACAAGTGCAGGGCTTTAAGCCATCCTGAAGCCTTCCAAAGATTTCCCCCACTTCAAGGCCTCTGGCAGTCATAAGCAGTTGAATCGTGGCAAAAACTGCACCAGAAAAGCTTGGGAAAAAGGCTGCTCACAAACTCCTAAACCAGCCCCTACCCCATAACgatggaatcccagaatcccagactggtttgggtgggaagggaccttaaatcccacccagtgccacccccgccatggcagggacacctcccactgtcccagtgtccagcctggccttgggcactgccaggggtgcaggggcagccccagctgctctgggcaccctgtgccagggcctgcccaccctgccagggaggaaATTGTTCCTCATAATCTGATCTAAACCtataatttttcagtttgaagccattccctgggtgctgtccctgcaggccttgtccccagtccctctgcagctctgctggagcccttcaggccctgccaggggctctgagctctcccttctccaggtgagcccccccagctctcccagcctgagctgtgtgTTTTCCACCCAGGACAGATCCCCTGATTTAAGCAGGATAAGGGACCATTACCTAACTTAGAGCACCCATTCTTCAACAGAAGCCCCTGTCAAAGGTCACCAGAGTCACAGGGGTGGCTTGGGAaaagccagggctgctcaggtgACGGGGACAGCAGGCactgggcacagagcccagccctgggctgcaccagcctctgccctgtgcctgtcccaCCCCTCAGTCCAcagctgagcccccagggccatcAGCTCTCCCACACTGGTTTTTCCCTGATAAAaaccctggggctggcactggatgggcGTTCAGGgcctttcccagccaggccagtctgtgattctctgTTTGTTCTTCACATTTCCCCAGTGCCCTTTGTGTCCTCccaaggaggagctgcagcaccagcacagatcCCAGCACCAATAAAGGAGCAAAGTCGGGGCCCCAATTTCCCTGGGTCTGTATTCAGCAGGGAACAGTGACTGCAAAAGGTTTCTAAGTGACAACAGGATCATTTCAGATCTGCCACGCAAAGGGAAGGCACACAAAACCCAGGGAAGCTcagggagccctgggaatgATTCCTGGGGAGCCTGAGGCAATACCCAGGGAGGCCCCACTGAGTGTGACCTCTCTATTCCATTCAAATGAACCACcaggtaattttaaaattaaattcacatAAAATAGATTGGTACTTCAGTGTCAATGCCCTACAGTTAAGCAACTGACAAAGTTTAAGCTGTAACTGAAAGTTTTGTGCTGGTTTAATGCAATAACTGTCCCCAGAGCATCAGGATTGCtggcagagaaggagaaaaggaaggattttGCTGTCACAAGTTCACAACAGACCAAGAAAGAAAAGCCAACGCTCCCTACCAGCCCATGTGTTACCCCATTAAACTCATCAACACCTTCCTGCTGCAGTCCCAGCCAATGGTTGCTATTACAAAAGGAAATGCTCACCCTTGTAGgaatcccagctctctcagctttcCTCAGCCCCTCCACACCAGGTTTGTTGGAGATAACCAGAACTATCTGTGCATAGCTGGTGTCTTTCTTTGTGCTGTTGATGAGGGCTTCCAGGTTTGTGCCTGGGGGACAGAGAATAACTCAGGGATCCTGAGAATAAATAGAGGGAACAGCTGGAAGAGGCTTTAAATAAGCATCACTGAGTGGGAGACCAAACCAAACAGCCCTGATGAAACTTTAATCCTTTTTTAATTGATTTGCTGGGAGCTGATTCAGACAGCTGAAGGCCTTTCCTGGCAGCTGCACTTGGAAACTGTAATTGATAGCACTGGATTGGTGGCCTTAGTGATTGGGAACACTGGAAATAGAATAGATGGAGTTCTACATGGCAAGAAGAACTTCTGCTCTGTCTGTGAAATGATGCTGCTGTTCCTACAGGGCAGAGTGGGAGCCTGAATCTGGACACCTGCAGAGGTTTGGGGATAAACTGAACCCAGTTTGCAGCAGAGGTTAAAAGAGGTTTGTGACTGACATCAATCCAAGCACAACATCTCCCCTGCCTGCTAAAACCTACCAGAGTGCCCATGGAGAACTGCAGGGACTTTAAATGCAAGCTGAATTCCCTTCTGCACAGGCTGCATCCCAGGgcagcaaagagcagcactCACCTGTTCCAGAGATGAGGACAGCAACCTTCATTTTGCCTGTCTGGATCTTGCCCTGGATGTggctctgcacacacagggacCTGTTTGCTTGCAGGGCCCGATGCAGATTGAGGACTTTAACGCTGTCAGAGCCTGAGCAGGCACAcggaaaaacccaaaaaacagcaaaacaaagtgTCAGTAAAGGGAGAaacagagagaggagaaaagccCCCATGGAAGAGATTAATGAactctaataataataattgatAATCAGTTCAATACCCCCACAAAAAAGTCAGGGAGGTGCCAGTGCAGAGGTTTTCACCTCATGAAGACTCCCAGACAAGGGAATTTCCCTCTGCTTCTCATTTCTGCTGATTTCCCCCAAGGCAGACCAAGCTGCAGTAACCTTTCTGCAGGGGCACCACTTTGCCGATGATCCAGGCGGTCTCGTGTCCCTGGATGTCCCTGAGCACCTGCTGGGCCATGTCCTTCTGCACCACCagcactgcccccagcccacagTTGAAGGTCCGAGCCATCTCCTCCTCAGAGAGGTTCCCTTCCTTGTGCAGCCAGCAGAAGATTTCAGGGATCTTCCACGTGAGAGCATCTGAAGGGAATGGGAAATACAGATCAAGAGTGGGAATTGCTGCCAATGGACTACAATTACTGGGGTGTTAAGAGGAAAATCTGTCACAAAAATCCCCCACTGCCCCAGTTCCAACCATGTGAGGATGActtacagcagcacaaaaatgcTTCTGGACAAAGCACTGGAAAGGAATTCCAAGGACAGGAAATTTCTTTCTTGTCCTGTTCTCTTTGAAAATGGTTCTATCCCAGTTTCTACAGatccatggaatcacagaatcgtttgggtgggaagggaccttaaatcctCATTGCcaggatcccacccagccctgccctgtggcactggcagccattccctgggtgctgtccctgcaggccttgtccccagtccctctgcagctctgctggagcccttcaggccctgccaggggctctgagctctccctgcagcttctcctccccaggtgagcacccccagctctcccagcctggcccagagcagaggtgcacacacacataaatatttatcaGTGGACAAGTGGAAAATGATTCATGTGCAGTTCTTGAGTTCAGAACTCCccattaattccttgttttattGTACAACCCCGTGAGCTCTCACAACCTGTGCCAGCCTTTTCCCACCTTCCCCAGCAGTGAAACCTTTCCAGCACACCTGAGGGGAGAGTGCTGAGGATTGATGAAGCCAAACAGCAGGAGCTCTCCCTGAGCTCACAGCCACCTCTGAATGCTAATTGAAAACTTCATGAGTATCATTTAATTAGCAATAATTTCGTAGGGAATTGCAAATGGTGCAGCTGACTTGGGAATGCTGGTAaggctgttttctttttgcaagtGTCCTATGAAATCCAAtcccaaacacccccaggggAAGGAATTCAGTGGGGAGCAGTCTTTCCACCACAAAGGAAGCACTGGCTGTTTTGACTGGCTCTGGTTCAGGTACAAGGAAAAACTCAAACATTTCTAGAGAGACATGTCCAGCTCCTACAGCACAGatcagctgctgtggccacagcaAGGCACAGTAAGGTGAGGGtttttccacagctctgcttctctctcACCTAGAACGACCCCCAGGGAGTCTGGGAGGACCCTGGGGATGTTTTCCAGCAGGCCCCCTCCGGTGATGTGCGCGTAGGCTTTGACGTGGCCCGAGCGCAGCACGGGCAGCAGGGTCTTGCTGTAGAGCTTGGTTGGGGTCaacagcagctctcctgcccagggcagaggggaaaGCATGGAGAGAAATGGGAACCAGTACAAAATGGGGGGAATCTCAAAACAGCAGTTTGGATAGTAATGAGCATTGTACTAGAGAGAAACACAAAGTTTTACCTTTTTCATTTTAGCCCACAATTAATTATTTATCCCCCTCCCTTTGTTTCTTCCCTGCACATGTGActctcaggaaaagaaaaagatgaaaacatgCTAAAGATggaatgattttctttttttggtgcCTGAGAAAGTTTCAAAGGCCCAGTTGGGAGGAAGCTCAGGAGGAAGCAGTACCCAGAGTCTGGTCCCCGGAGACCCCGACGCGGGAGGAGAAATTCAGGGACGACTTCTCCACGATCTTCCTGACGAGGCTGAAGCCGTTGCTGTGGACCCCAGAAGATGCCACCCCAATGACCACGTCCCCCTCAGTGATCCTGTCCAGCTGGGGCAGCATCTGCCCTCTCTCCACGGCCCCCACAGCAAAGCCAGCCAGGTCGTACTCGCCAGGGGGATACATCCCCGGCATCTCGGCCGTTTCTCCTCCTGGGgaccaaaacacagcagagaggggctgAAACAGCCTGGCTTTGATCATGGAATCCCACAATGGCTTGGCTTGGAGGGGattttaaagctcatctcatccctggtttgtgttggaagggattttAGAGCTCATCTCATTGcaccctggcagggacacctcccactgtcccaggctgctccaagccccagtgcccaacctggccttggggtccaggggcagccccagctgctctgggtaaaatcctgcctttttctctcctcttcccactttgcactccctgccctgtgctccagcttcCCCTGCTTTTTCAGTCCTGGTGTTTCAGCTGTATTTAATGAGGGCTGGATCAAATGGAGGATGGAGAACTGCTTGGCCACCCACCACTTAAATCCACAAATAATTGTGCAAAACCAGGCAAGAGATGAGCCCTCACCCCCTCACTGTCAGGGGGCTTATGAGTTAAATTTGTTGAGCTGAAGGTTCAGCTCTTGCAGAAAGGCCTGTGGGGTTTGAAAATCTTGAACTGGAGATAAAATCTTGACATTTTGGTGGTTTCATCACAAGGTTTCACCTAACACAGACCTTGCTGCAGCATGAATGGGGTGATTATATTTGATAAATGCAGAGAACACCTTAAAACAAACATAAAGCTGACCAACAGTTCATGCAGGAAAAAAGTAAACCAGGGCATAAAGAGCCTCTTGTTCAAAGCTTATAAACAGACCCAAAATGACACCCACTGAAAAAGGACTTGTGTTCCTAACTTCCctaaaatttggaaaaaaggaCAGAACCTTTTCTCAACATCTAACTTAAATCTGTACCTAAACCTAATCTAAATTTAACCTAAACTTTTAAAGCACTGTCTCCTTCCACTGTGATTCACATCAAGTTCCCTGAAAGCAAAGACATggaacattttgcttttttactcCTCCCAGATTCTTCCACAGAGTAGGAAACCAACTGCATTCACACCAACTAAAAGACCTTGCAGAAGGTTTCTCAGATCCTCCTGAGAAGTGTTCCTACCCAAAAGGGCACATCCAGCCTTCCTGCAGGCATCAGCAATTCCTGCAATGACGCCCTGAGCCACGTCCACGTCGAGTTTGCCGCAGGCAAAATAATCCAGGAAGAAGAGGGGCTCAGCCCCCTGGGCCAGGATGTCATTGACACACATGGCCACCAGGTCCTGCCCGATGGTGTCGTGTTTCTGGCACTCCTGAGCAATCTGCAAGACAGGGAGAagcctgggatcagctctgggcccctggagcacaggcagggtcTGCAAGGGACTGAAATCAGGAGCAGAGTCTGTGAGCAATGGGCCAAATCtttgaggagcagctttgtttATTATCCTCTCCTAACTCTCTTCAGGAATTATTCCTGTCTCCACTGGCAAATCCAAAAGGCACTGAGAAGGAAACTGCTGCAAAAGGGTTTCCTTGGAGCTCAAACACAACAGCAAACCTGGGATTAAATGTTTTTCCCCATCAATTAATCTTTTTTGAGGGTGGAGATGCTGCCTTTGTGAAACAAGATTCCTGGTTATAGTCTTAATATTTAAAACCCTGTTATTTTAGGCATCTTATCAACGTCTGATATTTACTGATGATATTATCATATCAACTTCTGATAGTTGATATTATCATATCAGTTGATATTATCAGATATCAGCATATCTGGCTATTTACAGGTATTTAATTCTCTTGCCTGAAGAAAGGCAATTTCAGTTTCCATCCCCTTTTTTAGAAAGACCAATAGGTATTTTTCCAGGACAGCTGCTATTTTGTGACAGAACCTTTTCCCTTCTGTgctgtttttcctcctttgggTGGATTTCCACCTTACCTTGAGTTTGGTGCCGACGCCGTCGGTTCCAGACACCAGGATGGGATCTCTGtaaccagctgctttcaggtCAAAGAGCCCAGCAAAGCCTCCAAGCTCTGCATTGCAGCCTGCCagccaggaaaaggagaaacagcCCAGCTTTACTCCCAGGGGCTtccccagcatctccagcacaAATTCTCTCCAAGGTTTGGCAACACGGCTTTGCTTTGTCACCAGGAAACTTTTCTCTGCCATTTAGAACCTTTTCACTGAGGAGCTCCTAATCTGCTTAGGTTGGCTTTGCCTTTTTAATTCATCATTAGCCTAAGCCTAAAAATCCCCAACTTTGTGACTGAGCAGTCAGTAATTCCTGTAAATGAGAGGTTTCCCCCTTGCACTAAGGTTTCTCTGAAACACAGGAGGAATTGTGGTAAGATGGTTGTACTGGTGTGAAATAATCTATATTTTCCCCTCTATGTATACCTGACTTCATTAGAAGGTTCTCAGTTAATCTGAAATAAAAGGGCCATTCcataaatgaatattttaaataaatgaatattttaaatctgtCTGAAGAACTACAAGAATTTGCTAGAGCAAGGTGTGCCTGAGCCCCAAACTCAAGGATGAATCAATGCTGGTTCAACTGAGCAAAAGAGGTGGGTTCCACATCTGTCTCAGGAGTTCTACATCTCATAACCTGTCTAAACATTCATCCCCCCAAATGGTGGAGTTCACTGTGCAAGAAATAATAATCCATGGACTCAAACTCAGTTCTTAATGGTGAAATTTTTCCTTGCATTTATCCTTACACAGTGCTGAACTGTGCTCTGTAACACTCCTGGCATTCAGGAGGTGGAGTTTAGAGCCATGTGGGGGTTAAAAGCTGTGCATTTGCAATAAAATCACTGGCATTTGCTTACCACAGGCTTTCTTGTGTCATCTAGAAACAGGCAGGGCACATGAAGATGAGCTTTTTATCAAGATCAACTGGTAAACCTCACTGCCAAGAAGTgaccagagcaggagcagaaggtTCTGGTCTTACCTGACCTGGATGTGGCTGCAGCAAAGGGTTTGATCTTCTGCACCAAAGTGTTCCCTGCTTCAATGTCCACCCCACTGTTCTTGTAGGTCAGGCCTCTGCAAGAGTGGGGAAAAATGGCATGGCAGCTGATTACTGGAGGTATTTCCAAATAATATTTACTTCTGTACATCCCTGGGTGGGTGAACTGTGCAGAATCCCATCCTGCTGCCTGAGGAggcactgccaggagcagcaggtggaTAATTCCAGAGTTTTGAAGATGGTATCAGAGCATTGGGATCACATAGccaaatcccaaaataaacCCAACAACCAAACCCCTGACAAGGTAAAATAGCAGCACAGATCTGATTTTGCAGGGTTTGAATCCATACAACCCATGGAGTCCCAGCTGTGactgatccccaccttgtccccagcccagagctctgagtgccacctccaggccTTGAGGTGTCAGTGGGAAAGCTctgaaccaaaccaaaccaaatctaACCCAACCAATCCAAATCAAACCCAAccaatccaaaccaaaccaaaccaaaccaaaccaaaccaaaccaaaccaaaccaaaccaaaccaaaccaaaccaaacccaaccaatccaaatcaaaccaaaccaatccAAATCAAACCCAACCAatccaaatcaaaccaaaccaaaccaaatcaaacccaACTAatccaaatcaaaccaaaccaacccaaaccaaaccaaaccaaatcaaacccaaccaatccaaaccaaaccaaaccaaatcaaacccaaccaatccaaaccaaaccaacccaaaccaaaccaaaccaaaccaaacccaaccaatccaaaccaaaccaaaccaatccAAATCAAACCCAAccaatccaatccaaaccaaaccaaaccaaaccaatccAAATCAAACCCAACCAATCCAAatcaaaccaacccaaaccaatccaaatcaaaccaaaccaacccaaaccaaaccaacccaacccaacccaaaccaaaccaacccaaatcaaaccaaaccaacccaaaccaaaccaacccaaaccaacccaaaccaacccaaatcaaacccaaccaaaccaaagcaaaccaaaccaacccaacccaaaccaaaccaaaccaaaccaaacccaaccaatctaaatcaaaccaaaccaaaccaaaccaaaccaacccaaaccaaaccaagcacaGAAATGCACGGCTgggtcagagcagggctgagctgaagTCACTTTTCCACCCCCAAGGTGAATCAATAACCCCCAGGATCCTTCCaggcttttccagctgctgctctaaGGTTGCCTCTCCTTGTCACTGCAATGATCCCACCTCAGAAGCAGCCATGCCTCTCTTACTTCAATGGGCTTTCAATAAagaacataaaatatatttccttcAAAAGACCCAGGCTCCTAAGGCTCAGGAACCTAGAGGAGATGTCTGTGAGCTCTGGGTGGGGTTT
This window contains:
- the GART gene encoding trifunctional purine biosynthetic protein adenosine-3; the protein is MAERVLVVGSGGREHALAWKLAQSPHVKHVFVAPGNAGTADNGKISNSAVPVSDHAAVAHFCRDQDIRLVVVGPEVPLAAGIVDDLTAAGIKCFGPTAKAAQLESSKSFTKAFLDRHEIPTARWKSFTDPKAACAFINSATFPALVVKASGLAAGKGVIVASSKEEACRAVTEIMQDKSFGTAGETVVVEELLEGEEISCLCFSDGVTIAPMPPAQDHKRLMDGDEGPNTGGMGAYSPAPQISKDLLQKISETVLQKTVDGMRKEGVPYVGVLYAGLMLTKDGPKVLEFNCRFGDPECQVILPLLRSDLYEVMQAVLSRRLASSMPAWREDSAAVTVVMASQGYPGTYPKGLEITGLAKARQLGLEVFHAGTALKDGRVVTSGGRVLTVTAIKEDLSAALQAANLGVAAIHFQGAIFRRDIGHRAIAFLRQSRGLTYKNSGVDIEAGNTLVQKIKPFAAATSRSGCNAELGGFAGLFDLKAAGYRDPILVSGTDGVGTKLKIAQECQKHDTIGQDLVAMCVNDILAQGAEPLFFLDYFACGKLDVDVAQGVIAGIADACRKAGCALLGGETAEMPGMYPPGEYDLAGFAVGAVERGQMLPQLDRITEGDVVIGVASSGVHSNGFSLVRKIVEKSSLNFSSRVGVSGDQTLGELLLTPTKLYSKTLLPVLRSGHVKAYAHITGGGLLENIPRVLPDSLGVVLDALTWKIPEIFCWLHKEGNLSEEEMARTFNCGLGAVLVVQKDMAQQVLRDIQGHETAWIIGKVVPLQKGSDSVKVLNLHRALQANRSLCVQSHIQGKIQTGKMKVAVLISGTGTNLEALINSTKKDTSYAQIVLVISNKPGVEGLRKAERAGIPTRVVEHTRYQSRTEFDSAVDKVLEEFSVELICLAGFMRILSGPFVKKWEGKILNIHPSLLPSFKGAHAHKLVLQAGVRVTGCTVHFVAEEVDAGAIIFQEAVPVKLGDTEATLAERVKEAEHRAFPAALQLVASGAVRVGEAGKIYWK